The Mesorhizobium koreense genome includes a window with the following:
- a CDS encoding GMC family oxidoreductase gives MEDYDFIVIGAGSAGCVLANRLSANPDHRVLVLEAGGRDNNPVFRLPMLMGKLIYLKTYNWGYLTEPQDKLNGRRIYWPRGKVLGGSSTINGMIYVRGNSHDYDRWAQLGNEGWSYADVLPLFRRSEGHHERRNDFHAQNGPLIVTRGMGENELFDTFVQAGSQAGHPVNDDFNGSEQAGFGRYDFNIRFGRRWSSAHAFLHPARVRPNVTIATGASANRIVVHNCQAIGVEYEHHGRVITARARQEIVLAAGAVNSPQILMLSGIGDPAELGRHGISVVHSLPGVGKNLQDHVDVRVDYECRRPVSLYRHLRVDRFALALLKGVFGRGVISTFPYEGGAFIKSDPNLLAPDIQIHFMPALHSSTAGLHWLERRNGQPKHGFTFIVGPVNPASRGYIALRSRNPRDSVAIHANYLTNRSDIDALIKGIALVREVVAQKAFDDYRGRELGPGPGRTSEESLREWIKDAANTTLHPVGTCKMGDDRAAVVDARLRVHGIARLRVADASIMPIITSGNTNAPSIMIGEKASEMILVDSKRNV, from the coding sequence ATGGAGGACTACGACTTCATCGTCATAGGTGCGGGCTCGGCAGGATGTGTTTTAGCGAACCGGCTCTCTGCCAATCCGGACCATCGAGTGCTTGTCCTCGAAGCTGGCGGCCGCGACAACAACCCTGTTTTTCGGTTGCCCATGCTGATGGGAAAACTCATTTATCTAAAAACATACAACTGGGGTTATCTGACCGAGCCTCAAGATAAGTTGAACGGACGGCGAATCTACTGGCCGCGTGGCAAGGTCCTGGGCGGTAGCTCGACAATCAATGGCATGATCTACGTTCGGGGGAACTCCCATGACTACGACAGGTGGGCGCAGCTCGGCAATGAAGGCTGGAGCTATGCCGACGTGCTTCCTCTTTTCCGGCGTTCGGAGGGGCATCACGAACGTCGCAACGACTTCCATGCTCAGAATGGCCCATTGATCGTCACGCGGGGGATGGGTGAAAACGAGCTCTTCGATACATTCGTGCAAGCCGGCAGCCAGGCTGGTCATCCTGTTAACGACGACTTCAACGGCAGCGAGCAAGCAGGATTTGGTCGCTATGATTTCAACATACGGTTTGGCAGGCGTTGGAGTTCTGCTCACGCATTCCTGCATCCGGCGAGGGTTCGGCCGAATGTGACTATCGCGACGGGAGCAAGCGCCAACCGTATCGTGGTTCACAATTGCCAGGCCATCGGGGTTGAATACGAGCATCACGGGCGCGTCATCACAGCCCGGGCAAGGCAGGAAATCGTGCTCGCCGCCGGTGCGGTCAACTCGCCGCAAATTCTAATGCTCTCGGGGATCGGCGATCCGGCCGAATTGGGTAGGCACGGGATATCGGTCGTGCATTCGCTCCCAGGCGTAGGCAAGAACCTTCAAGACCATGTCGATGTCCGCGTGGACTATGAATGCCGGCGTCCAGTTTCCCTCTATCGGCACCTGCGCGTTGATCGCTTTGCCTTGGCGCTATTGAAGGGTGTCTTCGGACGAGGTGTGATCTCAACTTTCCCATACGAAGGCGGCGCCTTCATCAAGTCCGATCCAAATCTTTTGGCGCCAGACATCCAGATACACTTCATGCCTGCTTTGCATAGTTCGACCGCTGGACTCCACTGGTTGGAACGACGAAACGGGCAACCCAAGCACGGATTCACGTTCATCGTCGGGCCCGTCAATCCCGCCAGCCGCGGCTACATAGCCCTTCGTTCTCGCAATCCGCGTGATTCGGTCGCAATTCACGCAAACTATCTCACTAACCGCTCCGACATCGACGCACTGATCAAGGGTATCGCGCTTGTGCGCGAAGTGGTCGCACAAAAGGCATTCGACGATTACCGTGGGCGCGAGTTGGGGCCAGGGCCAGGCCGCACGTCTGAGGAAAGCCTGCGAGAATGGATCAAAGACGCCGCCAATACGACCCTTCACCCTGTTGGTACATGCAAGATGGGTGACGATAGAGCTGCGGTTGTTGACGCCAGGCTACGCGTTCACGGCATAGCCAGATTGCGTGTGGCCGACGCCTCCATCATGCCCATCATCACAAGCGGAAATACCAATGCCCCTTCGATCATGATTGGAGAAAAAGCATCGGAAATGATTCTCGTGGACAGTAAGCGGAATGTCTAG